In a single window of the Danio aesculapii chromosome 20, fDanAes4.1, whole genome shotgun sequence genome:
- the grcc10 gene encoding protein C10 gives MASAPAQQPTLTVEQARVVLSEVIQAFSVPENAARMEEARESACNDMGKMLQLVLPVATQIQQEVIKAYGFNNEGEGVLKFARLVKMYETQDPEIAAMSVKLKSLLLPPLSTPPIGSGIPTS, from the exons ATGGCCTCTGCCCCAGCACAGCAGCCCACGCTCACTGTAGAGCAGGCTCGAG TTGTTCTTAGTGAAGTTATCCAGGCCTTCTCCGTGCCAGAGAATGCAGCCCGCATGGAGGAAGCCCGTGAAAGTGCCTGCAACGACATGGGCAAAATGCTGCAGCTCGTGCTCCCTGTGGCCACTCAGATCCAGCAAGAGGTCATCAAAGCGTACGGCTTCAACAATGAAGGAGAAG GTGTTCTCAAATTCGCCCGACTGGTAAAGATGTATGAAACTCAGGACCCAGAGATCGCAGCCATGTCCGTGAAACTCAAGAGTCTCCTTCTGCCTCCTCTTTCCACTCCTCCTATCGGCAGCGGCATCCCGACCTCATAG